Sequence from the Rutidosis leptorrhynchoides isolate AG116_Rl617_1_P2 chromosome 3, CSIRO_AGI_Rlap_v1, whole genome shotgun sequence genome:
TAAACAACTTCGTCGCTAAAGTTATATTTCTTGTAGTGCAGCTAAAACAACTCGGTCGCTAAAGTTATTTTTCTTGTAGTGTCACAGATTTGTGATTATAAGACAATTCCCTACCGTTGACGAAGTGTTGTGTAGTTGTAGGCGAAATTATGTTGACGTGGTAGTATTGTGAAAAATGAGGTTTGTATGTAGTGTTGTAAAAGATTTGTATATGATGTGAAAAAAGTGATTAAAAGTTGAGTgaaaatttgataaaataacataatatataataataaattaaattaacaTAAATCGATTGTCTGAAAAAGTGTTGTGTGTCTCAAGCCAACAACGCCCCCACGTAGCCTTGTGGTTTGCCGCATTAGATGCCCTAGGCTCGTTTTTCGTATTTACAGTGGGGGAATGGGGAGTGTTCTAAAATGATAAATCTGTGATTTTTGCCTTGTTCTCAACGCATAGTTTTCTAGtttttttagaaaaatatattttggCAAAACAAGAAAAATTTATTGCAATTGAAGGCCCCTTAATTAAATGTTATGATGTTCAGGTGCTACTACCCGATCAAGTGAATCCAGAACCATAACATTATTTGCCATTATACTAGCCATGACAGTCTTCCTTGCGATCACATGTTTCATGTGTTAAAGATTTCGACGAGGCGAACACGTGATCAGCAACTGGAGAAGCAACGTCACCACTGCAAACACAGAACACCCGGTTGAACCATCAAGTGCCGTTGGTCTAGAACAAGCGACCATCGAGTCCTACATAAAATTCGTTCTGGGTGAAAGTAAGCGTCTCCCGGGGCACAATGATGATGTAGCATGTCCTATATGCTTATTAGAATACAACGTCAAGGAAACGGTGAGGTGTATACACGAGTGTCTACATTGCTTTCGTGTGGAATGTATCGATGAGTGGCTTAAGATGAATGgaatgtaaggatattaggacccaaaacaatgcaagtgattcaacaagatcactcaccgatagtaattctacaagattactaacccacttaatgaacgaaagattataaatgcaagaaatgtaaatcaacacaagagataacgtggttatatgcaatcgttgtgattgctttagtccactaaacaactagagaatgtatttattgaatatttgtggtgtgtttacaatgagttacaagagggtctatttatataatggtttaaagagtaagctaaaaacaattccttgaagcttcatgtgagttttctgacagcttcatagaagctacatgtgagtttcctgacagcttcatggaagcgacatgtgaatttcctcacaacttcatggaagctacatgtgagtttcctaacaacttcgtagaagctacatgtgagtttcctaacaacttcgtggaagcttcgtgtgagtttcttggaatcttccctctaattgtttaaagttctccatatctccaacaatctcccacttggagactttgaacaaacccaacctttgTTAACCCAAAATATCAatgatctaaccaagaacgttaaaccaccattataccgccaaactccatttgggccacgcacactcaacacatacttcggatgagcagactttcgatacaaggtcttcaacactacttgttagaattgaaacattaactctctaattctctagttggggtcttctctcatcaattcattagaagaccaattgaggtaatgcaaaacctcaatttctctgtcgtaacaaccttagtaaacatatcagcaggattcttcgtaataaggattttctccaataataaagtaccatcatttatatgttgtcgaataaaatgataccttatcttgatgtgtttcgtatgactatgaaacaccggattcttcccaagatgtattgcactttgattatcacaatacaagacgcaatagtcttgtcttttacccaactcacctaagaagtttttcaaccaaacaagctctttagaagcttctgcaatagccatatattcggcttccgtggttgataaagcaacaatcttttgtagtcgagacatccaactaaccgccgtcttccctattgtgaaaacataacccgtagtgcttttccccgaatcgtcacattcacccaaattagcatccgcataacctctaagtatgacattACTTTTAGAGAAGCACAATCCTATATTAGAAGTATctttcaaataacgaagtaaccatttaactgcttcccaatgctctttccccggattagacatataacgacttacaactcccactgcgtgagcaatatcgggtcttgtacaaaccatggcatacataacactacccacggccgatgcatatggaaccttttccatctccattttgtcttcttccattttaggtgattgacttttcgatagctttatcgtgctacccaaaggcatagaacgagcctttgaattttccatgttaaacctctctacaactttctcaatatatttggattgagacaagtatagagtacccttcacacgatcacgcacaatactcatgccaagtatttacctagcaccaccaagatctttcatctcgaactcatgggaaagtaatcctttcaacttgttgatttcggacatgttggaacctgcaagtaacatgtcatcaacatacaacaataagattatgtaagaagacttgaatttcttcaagtagcaacagtgatccgcttcacatcttaagaaaccaatcttcttcataaactcgtcaaacttcaagtaccattgccgaggtgcttgcttcaatccatacaaacttttctttagcttacaaacccacttctctttaccctttacctcaaagccctcgggttgcctcatgtagatctcttcaacaagatcaccatgcaagaatgcggtcttcacatctagttgctctagatgtaagtcttcggatgcaaccatagaaagtaccaaacgaatagtagtcattttcaccaccggtgaaaatatctcttggtagtcaactcctttcttttgttgaaagcctttaaccaccaaacgagccttgtaccttttcttgccatccaactcattcttgattcgatacacccatttactttgcaacgcccttttatcatgaggtaacttcactagtgaccaagttttattcttctcaagtgaccccatctcttctttcatggcaagctcccattgtatggattcttttgtcttccttgcctcaaagtaactttcgggttcaccattctcggtatagagcaagtagtttgctgatggagaatacctaggattaggtttgggcactctagtcgagcgtcttagtgtaggagcaaccgaaatgattggaccggtttcatttgtgtcctcctcatcactagaactcgcactatgttcggaatcatcaccgctttccgaatcatttccatcattagcatttttTGACGTCTCACCGttaattggcaattcattgttacccgtactcccactagaacctgcaagatcatcaatagaaacatcgtcaaaagtaacatgacccggtttaggactccccgtttctggTTTGCCATAAACCGAATCATCATCAAAGATAACATCAcgagaacgaatcacttttctagcctcgttatcctaacaacgataacccatttcatccgacccgtaacctatgaaagtacacttctttgacttagcttcaagcttgtctctattcgcatctttggtcttcacataagcattacacccaaagatcctaaggtgattataactcaccttcttaccttgccattcttcctcgggaattcagaAACCCaccggtgttgagggtcccctatttatcaaataagccaccGTATTTaccggcgaccccattgtgttgcggtgtctccggtaccgttttcaacattctaataccgagctttgcacaatggtctttaaactcaagactaccatattcccctccattatccgacttcaagcacttgactttcaaattagtctcattttctaccatagctttccacttcacaaaagtattaaatacatcggatttagctttaagaaaataaacccatacctttcgagtggagtcgtcaatgaaggtgacataataacgagaacctccatgtgattctacattcgttggaccaaatacatccgtatgaacaagctccaatttctccaacttaggagcattctccgatttcccaaaagtcaccttcttttgcttcccatatacacatgattcgcaaaacccaagttctacctttttcaaatccgaaaatctcccactcgaaacaagcatcttcatacccttctcactcatatgcccgagtcttcggtgccatagagttgattcagactcaacattaaccatagcaaccaccgtgtcttcatcaaacacttcaaccatatgaAGAGtttcccttttatgtccacgagccacgatacaactacccttaaccaccttccattggcggttttcaaaagtaaccgcgttaccttcatcatctaattgaccaaccgaaataagtttcttttttaatttaggaatgtaccttacatttttcaaggtccaattagagccaagaatagtcttcaatacaacatctccaatgccctctatattgagttgtttgtcgtccgccaatctcaccttgccttgatatggacgaaaattcttcatcatgcttttgacatgagtagcatgaaacgaagctcccgaatccaaaatccaagactccatagaattttcaacactacataaaagtgcatcatcactttcttcctcggtcaagttcacacctttcgccggaccatttttacaattcctttgaaagtgtcctttttgattgcaaccccaacaaacagcttcacttctatctttcgatggatacctcttcttagacttctttcttcccttcttctcaccgcgatcaaatttcctaccatggttgtcggtacttaacaaagaaccggatgtcgattcccccgagtttctcctacgagtatcttcaccaagaatcaaatcccttattccttcaaacgctagcttagtagttcccgtagagctactaactgcggtaaccgtacccgaccaactttccggtaatgatgaaagcaagattaatgcctttaactcatcatcaaacacaatatctaccgatgctaacctcgatatgatgttgttgaactcgttgatatgatccgttgcactcgtaccttccttcatcttcgtattgaaaaattgtcgcatgagaaaaaccttattagaagcggtaggtttctcatacatgttagagagttctttcaagcaagcaaacgccgtcttctcattcacaacgttgtatgcaacgttctttgcaagtgaaagacgaatcgcacccaaagcttgacgatccaaaagcgtccaatcggcatcgctcatgctttcgggcttggtctctaacagaggttgatgtagcttcttttgatacaagtaatcttcaatttgcatcttccaaaagccaaagtctcttccatcgaatcggtcgattctaaactttccgtctTCCACCATCGTACCCAAAGTCgaaaccttgagctctgataccagttgtaaggatattaggacccaaaacaacgcaagtgattcaacaagatcactcaccgatagtaattctacaagattactaacccacttaatgaacgaaagattataaatgcaagaaatgtaaatcgacacaagagataacgtggttatatgcaatcgttgtgattgctttagtccacggaccaactagagaatgtatttattgaatatttgtggtgtgtttacaatgagttacaagagggtctatttatagaatggtttaaagagtaagctaaaaacaattccttgaagcttcatgtgagtttcctgacagcttcatggaagctacatgtgagtttcctgacagcttcgtggaagctacatgtgaatttcctcacaacttcatggaagctacatgtgagtttcctaacaacttcgtggaagcttcgtgtgagtttcttggaatcttccctctaattgtttaaagttctccatatctccaacatgaAACTTGTCCGATTTGCAGGAATTCGCTTGCTGTTGTTCATATTAATTCGTAGCATTCTATTTGTTATTCTTAATTTGAATACCATATACGTACATCATATACATTAGATTTTTGTAACATCAtaacatttataaaagattttgaatTGATGAGTAGAAACTAAAGTCTAGTTTTTGAAGAGTACAAGGTTTTTGGTTTATGTCTGGAAAATTCAGACTACTTATAATTGGTCGGGAACGATCAACACTTATTTGTTTGTCTTTATTTTACTTTTAGCTACGGTTAATGCTCACATAGTTATTGTATTTTTCACTCTTGTAAAACGAGTCagattgggtcggtttgggtaatgggtcaaaataGTTCTGAGGTGAAATGGATCATGGGTCAACGGGGTCAAATTTTTAAACGGGTCCAAATGGATCGGTTGGGTTGGGTAACAGGTGAAAACAGGTcgcgggtcaaatgggtcaaatggaTCCAAACAAGTGATATACTTTTACATtgatttttacatttattatattattttagttattagtattataatttatttatttgtttgttatatataagaaaaattaatataaataataaatgatataaccgTGAATACTTTCATAAATGTTTGGCCGATTAAAAAACTTGTTATGTTCGACTCATTTAACCTATTCGCAAGACTATTAGACATATCTCAATTTATTAAGCTTTGAGAATTGATATCCATTAGATatgttcttttatatttttgtatgacCCAAAAGGTTAAAGAAAACCTATTGggcttttttttttaagttttgatttacattACTAGCCCTTATTTTTCTCAAGACCTAGTTGATCGGAAAAGTTGACCCAAATGACTCAAATTTGAGAATTTGAGTTTATGAGCATCAATTATATGTATAGTATTTTGTAATCACAAGTTCACAACTTGCTACATTTCTATCCATTTTTGTTCTTGCTGCATTTTCAAGTACATTTAGCATTGtccaagaaaaaaaaatgaaattttgaAAGAAACATACAACTTTTTAAGACTATTCCCATCGGCAAGTGATGGGGAATGTCATCAACAACTTCGTGGGAGGGCGCCGATGGCAATGGTGCCGCCCTCGGCCTGCTCGCCCTGGAATTTTTCATCGATACGCATAAATGAGGACGGAGAGAACTTGAGCATGTGGGTCCTTTTTCCTTTTTATTGTATTAATATGTTATTTGTAGCATGAGTATTTGTAGATTGAACAAGAGTATAAGTCAGGACGTTCAAGTGTtccttttttctttatttattgtattaatttattgttgagtaattaCAAATAGAACTAAAATGCAAAAATGGAGGTTAAAAGGGATAAGTGtttgaggaagaagatgagttAGGTACACTTTCAATTAAAAAATGAATATAAATGTGTGGTTGCAATTGGTTCCGGACACTTTAAAATGAGTTGAATcccattttaaatataatactcgtaattgttattgttattataaagtcTAAACTAAAtacaccataataataataataataataataataataataataataataataataataataaatatattaaaaaatttgaggaagtatgtcatggttggcaatggtATGTCATGAGAGTGTTATGGGAAGAAGTGGTGATAAAGGttgagagagaaagctgatgtggcgctgattaaATGTTTATCAAGGGGATTGGTCTAATCAGGATAAATGAACTTGACactttccataataataataataataataataataataataataaatatattaaaaaatttgaggaagtatgtcatggttggcaatggtATGTCATGAGAGTGTTATGGGAAGAAGTGGTGATAAAggtggagagagaaagctgatgtggcgctgattaaATGCTTATCAAGGGGATTGGTCTAATCAGGATAAATGAACTTGACACTTTCCAAATGACAAAAGTACTTATCATTGACTTCAATTATGGTTTATAATTTTATATACAACAACCCAGTTTAATTACACTTGCGTACAACCCTAACCTACTCCGTCTTAACTCACAATCAAAAATTAAACTGTTGACTTTGATTATCCTTAAAATCATAGCCATTTACCTACCCAAATTTTCTTCTTGTTCATTCAAGTTTCTTATATCATCATCCTTAAAAATAACTAACTAATAGATCAGTATATGGGTGTCTACAAATTTCTCCTTTTCTCCCTCTTACTTCCTTTTCTTTCTTCAGAAGCAACAAATGATTGTCAAACTTCTTACTGTGGTCAAAATTTCAACGCAATACGCTTCCCTTTCAGATTAATCGATCAACAACCCGAAAATTGTGGCTATCCAGGATTCAATCTACGTTGCGTTCTTCAAAACACGATACTCATCAATCTCCCGAGTGCTGGGGACTTTGTGGTAAGAAATATGGATTACCGTCATCAATCGTTACAAATTTACGACCCTTCGAATTGTCTTGCTGCTAAGCTTTCAAAATTAAACCTCTCAAATACTCCTTTCCCAGCTTCTTACTATCATAACTATACTCTTTTGAGTTGTCCAAGTGATGCAAATTTATTTGGTGTTAAACCGATTGGGTGCCTTAGTAATTCTTCTTTTTTGATACTGGCTACTGATTCTAATACTTTTGCGACATCAATGACGAGTAACGAGAGTGGTTGTGTGGTTTCTGGGCGTTTAAGTGTGCCAGTGAATCAATCATATGATGATGGGTTGACGTCACAGCTCAGCGATAATATAACTCTAACATGGGGTACACCTGATTGTGAAAGTTGTGAAGCAAATGGAAGTTCATGTGGTTATGCTGATATCACCTCACAAACAATAACATGTTTATCCAATAATACTGGTGACAGTAAGACATTTCTATATGTATTTGTTTTTGTTTTCTGAAACAGTTATAAACAGGTCAAACGGATAAGATTTTCCCTACTCGGGTCTAATCGTATCTTGCCCGAGGAAAGAAGTACTTTTACTTAGATGTACGCAACCTAAACGGTATAATACCCTTTTTTTCTGGGCCCCTTCCTAGTAGTGATGTTTGAGTATCAGAACTATTGGGAAGAAGTACTAGGATAGCTTGAGATGTTTTTTTAAAACAATAATCCCATTGAACACAATTTACAATGacatataataatacttacattgctattttccaaaaatatatatgaaaaATATCAGTTACCGAAAACTATCATTTCTATTTTCTCAAAATTAGTTTTCAAAGAAATCAGTACTCCTTTAGTTGTCTTTGGCAACCCACCAAACTCACTCCATTGAATACCCCATGAGTGAAAGGTCGATAGCTTGAAGACCCGAGAGTCAAAAGGAGTTGTAAATTCTCAATATGCAAGCGAAAAGAACGTGCTCGTGTATTAGCAAAGACTTCCAAACATGGGCACTAGCTTCTTAGGTGACGAGTACCACTGAACTATTAACTCCTTGGTTGCCCTTTTATTTCCTCTGATAGAAAATGGTAATAAAACGATAAGTTGATATTTCTGTTTTCTtaataaaactcattttgaaatcataAAACAGAACATGGTTTCTAGTTTCTTTAGAAAAATATACTGAGAAGACAAAAGAAATTTATTTGCAACTTAACTAAAGGCCCCTTTAATATTTTCAGGTGCTTCGAACGGATCTTCTAGTATATTCAGAATCTTGGCTTTTGCCATGGCTATACCAGCCATGACAGCCTCCCTTGTGATCGCATGTTTCACGTGTTTACGATTTCGTCGAGAGCAACACATGATCAGCACCATCACCACTGCAACCCCAGAAGACACGGTTGAACCATCAAGGGTCGTTGGTCTAGACCAAGCCACCATCGAGTCCTACACAAAAGTCGTTCTTGATGATAGTAAGCGTCTCCCGGGACACGCTGATGATGCAGCATGTCCTATATGCTTATCAGATTACAACGTCAAGGAAACGGTGAGGTGTATACCCGAGTGTCAACATTGCTTTCATGTGGACTGTATCGATGACTGGCTTAAGAAGAATGGTACTTGTCCGATTTGCAGGAATTCGCTTGCTGTTGTTCATATCGAATCATAGCATTTTATTTGTTGTTCTTATTGTGAATACCAAACATAGTTGTATAAACCATATATTAGATTATAGTTATGTAAATTTATATACAATTTGAACAATAACGTATAAATTACCATTCATAATTATGTTAGTTTGAAAGAATAGACAAGCAGGAATAAAAGTTGACTTTTATAAAGTCAGCTTGTTATAGACAACTAATAATACGGCTCAGTTATTGATTCGACAGCCAGCatcgatttattgacgacttgactaACTCTTAAAGTATAAAAAAAAATTCAGACACGACTTAAAACCCatagaaatttgattttaccattttcatagcgtttcaattttatttttaattttattataaatTGGCCAGAGGTCCATTCGAAagtaatctctctatccgtcgaatagagagatggatgacgttctctacttttgagagtgttttcactctgggtggagaa
This genomic interval carries:
- the LOC139897142 gene encoding putative RING-H2 finger protein ATL21A, whose translation is MGVYKFLLFSLLLPFLSSEATNDCQTSYCGQNFNAIRFPFRLIDQQPENCGYPGFNLRCVLQNTILINLPSAGDFVVRNMDYRHQSLQIYDPSNCLAAKLSKLNLSNTPFPASYYHNYTLLSCPSDANLFGVKPIGCLSNSSFLILATDSNTFATSMTSNESGCVVSGRLSVPVNQSYDDGLTSQLSDNITLTWGTPDCESCEANGSSCGYADITSQTITCLSNNTGDSASNGSSSIFRILAFAMAIPAMTASLVIACFTCLRFRREQHMISTITTATPEDTVEPSRVVGLDQATIESYTKVVLDDSKRLPGHADDAACPICLSDYNVKETVRCIPECQHCFHVDCIDDWLKKNGTCPICRNSLAVVHIES